Proteins encoded in a region of the Psychromicrobium lacuslunae genome:
- a CDS encoding GtrA family protein produces MFQSIIQRVRGLVQLLWREVAKFGIVGGIGFVIDSAIFIWLFSGPMHGSEVWAKAIATIVASIFSWIANRFWTFRHRKQANPVREAVMFAVMNIIGLLIASGCVWFAKYALNLNDKASLFIAGSVVGLILGTLFRFFAYRFWVFNEELDSEPEFEHDHELLEAKKPR; encoded by the coding sequence ATGTTTCAATCGATCATTCAGCGAGTTCGTGGCCTCGTTCAGTTGCTTTGGCGAGAAGTTGCAAAATTCGGCATCGTCGGCGGAATCGGCTTCGTGATCGACAGCGCTATATTCATCTGGCTTTTTAGCGGGCCAATGCATGGCAGCGAAGTCTGGGCGAAGGCCATCGCCACAATTGTGGCAAGTATTTTCTCCTGGATTGCTAATCGTTTCTGGACCTTTCGGCACCGAAAACAGGCAAATCCAGTGCGAGAAGCAGTGATGTTCGCGGTAATGAACATCATTGGACTGCTGATCGCTTCCGGTTGCGTCTGGTTCGCGAAATATGCACTGAACCTAAACGACAAGGCCTCACTCTTCATCGCCGGTAGCGTGGTTGGCCTGATCTTAGGAACTCTGTTCAGATTTTTTGCCTACCGGTTCTGGGTCTTCAATGAAGAACTCGACTCCGAGCCGGAATTTGAACATGATCATGAACTTCTTGAAGCCAAGAAACCGCGCTGA